DNA from Salinispora arenicola:
GTCGAGGCTCGCGCCGTGCGCCGGCTCAGCCCGTCGTTCGTGCGGGTTACCTTCACCGGCCCGGACCTGGACCGGTTCGCCGACAACGGCTACGACCAGCGGGTCAAGCTGGCGTTCCCGCTGCCGGATGGGCGGGGGATGGGGCTACCGGAGGGGCCGGACTGGTATGCCCGCTGGCGGGCGCTGCCGGAGCACGAGCGCAGCCCGATCCGTACCTACACCGTCCGCGCCGCCCGGCCCGACGTGTCCGAGGTGGACGTCGACCTCGTCCTGCACGGTGACAGCGGGCCGGCGACGCGCTGGGCACGCCGAGTCCGGCCCGGTGACGGGATCACGATGCTCGGCCCGGACGCGGGTTACGACGGTGACCATCGCGGCGTCGAGTTTCGGCCACCGGTCGCCGCGAACCTGCTGCTGGCCGGCGACGAGACGGCGGTACCGGCGATCTGCGCCATCCTGGAGCGGCTCCCGGTCACCGCCTGCGGCCAGGTGCTGTTGGAGGTGCCCGAGGCCGCGGACGCGCTGCCGGTGGTGGCGCCGCCCGGGATGGTGGTGCGCTGGCTGGCCCGTGGCAGGAACGCCCACGGTTTCCGGCTCATGCCCGCCGTGGCGACCGCGGCGACGGATCTGGTGACCGGAACACCGGCCGGTGTTCCGGTCACGGAGGTCAACGTCGACGCGGAGATCCTCTGGGAGGTGCCCACCCCCGTCGCTTCGGTCCCGCTGTATGCCTGGCTGGCCGGCGAGGCGGGCGTTATCCGTAACCTCCGCCGTCACCTTGTCGCCGAACGTGGCCTGGACCGTCGGGCGGTGGCCTTCATGGGCTACTGGCGCCTCGGTCGCCCCGACCCGGCCTGATCGGGTGGGTCGGGTCCGCCGCCCGCCCGGCCACCACGGCTCCCCGAACCCTGCTGTCGAGTTCCGTCGTCGGGGCTCGGGCGGGGGCGGCCCGTCCGTACCCGCCGCAACCCGTACCCGGCGGCGCTCAGCAGGAAGAACGACGCGCTGAGCGCGAGCCAGTGACCGAGTAGCGGCACCTGCTGCCGACCTGTCGCCGACTGGTAGGTCGCGCCGCCGAGGCCGAGGATCCCGGGCAGGTACACCAGAAACAGCAGCGCCGAGGCGAGCGCCGGCACCCGGACGTGGTTGAGCAGTACCGGCCGGACGGACAGTCGCCGCAGCACCCGGTCCACCGCCGCGTACCCGGGGAACAGGATCAGGTCGTGGGCGACCACCGCGCCGAGGAACCACAGCAGCATCCGGCCCCGGTCCGCCTCCCCGGCCAGTCGTAGCGCCACCCAACCGGCTATGGCGAAACCCGGCAACAGCACGAGCAGGTGACCGGTCCCGGCGCCGTACGCGGCCCGCCACCGTGCGCTGCGCTCAGCCATCGGTCCGGAACTCGATCGTGGCTACCCACTTGGTGCAGTGCACGCCGGGCAGCGCCGGCACGATGATCCGGGCCGGGTAGCCGTGGTCGGCCGACAACTCGGCACCGTTGACCCGCAGCGCCAGCAGGGAGTCGGCATCGAAGACCTGGTTGGCCTGGAGCGTGACCTGGTTGAACAGGCCGCTTCGCTCCAGCGAGCGTAT
Protein-coding regions in this window:
- a CDS encoding siderophore-interacting protein encodes the protein MTQTLPVAPWRLFTVEARAVRRLSPSFVRVTFTGPDLDRFADNGYDQRVKLAFPLPDGRGMGLPEGPDWYARWRALPEHERSPIRTYTVRAARPDVSEVDVDLVLHGDSGPATRWARRVRPGDGITMLGPDAGYDGDHRGVEFRPPVAANLLLAGDETAVPAICAILERLPVTACGQVLLEVPEAADALPVVAPPGMVVRWLARGRNAHGFRLMPAVATAATDLVTGTPAGVPVTEVNVDAEILWEVPTPVASVPLYAWLAGEAGVIRNLRRHLVAERGLDRRAVAFMGYWRLGRPDPA